The Methermicoccus shengliensis DSM 18856 nucleotide sequence CTTAAACTTCCTTGCCTCGTTTTCTTTGTTCTTATACTTCTTTAGCAGGAACTCTATATAATCTAAAACCTCTCTCCTCAAATCTTCAGGAAGCTCTCGCATTTTCAGATTGATTTCATTTTCATACATGGTTTACCCTCCCTTTGCTATATTTATCTATTTCCGTTTTAAGGATATCGCCTAACGTTCCGAGCGCATCTGAAGTGTTGTAATTATAAATATTCTGCAAAATCATCTACATCCACCTTTGCTAGTTTTAGGATGCCCCTTAACGAAGTTTCCGAAGCTAAACGTAGGGAATTTGGGAAAATCTTTGATTTCTCTTTTATTTACTACCCTTTTTGTAGAAAACTACACTTAATACTAACCCAACAACGATACAAAGAACACTAATAACATACACCCCACTTAAGTTTGGTGTATAAGCTTCAGGCCCCCAAATGCCTGTTTTTACAAATGCCTCAAATAAAAAATGAGAGGGGCCCCCAGTCAGAAGCGCTCTAATCGTTAACGCTGTAGACAATAAAACAATACCCAAAAACGTCAATATATTTGACATTATAAATACCAACCTATTCATGTCTTGTCTTTTATTTTCCATTTTATCCTCGCCCCTCTTCCTAATTTCTTACATTTAAATGTTTTTCTTTCAGGCGTCCCGAAGCCGATTGCGTATAACGTTTGCGGATATGCGAAGCCCGTAATGGTGAGCAATAGCGAACTGCATACCCGCTGTTAAGTGACCCCGTAGGGGCAAGGAAGCCGAAGACTTCCGAGAGGCGTATGGCTTTTCCCCTCTCCATATCTTCTTTTCATGGGGGAACCCCCTATTCATCATCCACGGTTAAAGTTGAAATCATTTCTATGTTTTTAAACTTGTGTTTTTCAAATGACTCTTGATTTACCCTAATAAACATCCACTTTTCACCTGTTAAGTTAGAAGCATCTTCGCACCATATTTTTATTCTTTTATCCTTGTGTTCCACATCTACATCAACTCTGCCTTTCGTTTCAATTATTATCTTTTCTCCTGCTTTTGTCTTTACAACAAAATCAGGGTAGTAAAGTCTGAGGTTTCCTTTTGAATCTCGGTACTCAACAAAGAATCCAATCTTAGGAACAATTTTGCTGAATGCCTCCACATCCTCAGCTCTATCCAAAAATTTAGCGATATCAACCTCAAAGTTATTATCACATGGAATATAATTAAATATGCATTTATCGGCAGGATAAACCTGTTTTGACCAAACAAATGGGGGCGTATCTGAAAGTTTAATTAAATCCATCTTTTCTGGCTCTCTCTCTGTAAATGTCATCTCTTTGAATGCTTCAACAAAAAGTTTTACCAGTTTCTCCTGAACCTCAGTCCTACTCAAATTATAAAGAACCCTTGGATCAGTTATATCTACTTTCACATCAAATAGCTTCTCCTGAACATACTTTTTTACCAGTGGATAAAAACTTGCAAACGCCCCTCCAATTTTTAGCTCTTTGAGTATCAAATCAGTATAATATGCTATTACGCTCTTTGAGTCCTTTGGAACAGGCAAATCCCATTTCCTTTTTATTCTCTCCACACCTTCAAGCATATCAACAGCCACATACTCCATCTCAAGAACTTTATTCTCAAGTGATATTTTTAGAGAGGGAAGGGCATCTATATCAACCTCACTCAAATCAAATTCCCTGATTACAATTCTCGAACTCAATATAGGTATCTCTATGTCCTTATCCAACTTGTTTTCATCAACAAATATGGTGGTTAAATTTAACGATTTGTCCGTATCAAACTCCGCAAACTTTATACCCTCTTCCGCCTCTAGGTCTTCCAGTATTTCCGTTAAACCCACAGGACCAATAACCTCAAGGATATTTATTGAATGCTCAATATCGGCAGGTTCATCAGTAAACATCTTTCTTAATCCCCTTCCAATAACCTGCTCAGGCAAAACCTTTCTTTTTGAGCCGTAGGGTCTTAGCCCCACAATTACATTCACATTTCTAACATCCCAGCCTTCATTTAACATCATGGTGCTGACAATAGCTTCAATACCATGGGGAAATAGTTCTTTTAGTTCAGGGTCAGTTGATATTTTTTCTGGCTCATCTATGAGCTTTGCGGCTTTTCTTACAGGTTTAAGGTCTTTTTTCTGGATGTTTCCCGTGCTATCTGTGTGGATGAGCAAAACTTTGCCCTTTAAATCTGGAATGGAGTTCACATAATCAAAAACTTCATCAGATTCTTTGTTGCTTGTACATTGGATAAATAAAACTGGCGTTTTTGACAGCGGCTTTAAAGCCTTCCTGTATTCTCTCCACCGCCTTATTCCTGCATCTATCCACGCCCTGTATCTCTCTACTGCTTTTTTGGATGCTATTTCCTCTGCATTTTTAACAATTCCCTTAAGTGGCAATTTAACAATGTTCATCTCGATGGCCTCTTTAAGAGAGAAATCCACTATAATCCATGGGAACAAAGCTCCTGTCTCTGTTTTAGGAGTTGCTGAAAAGTCAAGTTCCATATTTATGCCCTTACCATATCGAGAAGCGAGATTTTTATGGAGATTAAGCAGGATTTTCTTCCATGCCTTTTCAAAACTATAAATATGATGAGCCTCATCCTTTAAAATCATAATATTTGGACACTTTGTTAAGACTTCTCTAATTCTGTTCTCTTGATAAATATCTTGTTTTTTCACTTCTTCCAGAGCAAGCACATCATCCACATATTCCTTTACTTCCTCTTTTTTGTTTTTCCTTTCCTCCAATTGCTGGATGTTTGTTAAAAATAACACATTTTCAGGTATAACATGGATAGGGTCTTCTTTTAAAATAACCTGAAGGTCAAACTCTTCCTCCCATTCCGGCGGGATGAATGGCCATTTTTTGAAGATTTCTTCATCCTCAAAGTCTCTCCTCAATCTATCGTAGATAACATTCTTCTCTCCTGCAATGAGCAGGAATTTAGAGGCGTAATCTTCTTTGTTTTCAAATTTATGATTGAAATATGACCAGACTATCGCAAGGGCCATAATAAATGTCTTTCCTGAACCCGTTGCCATCTTAAATGCATATAATGGATACTGATCATAGGAAGGGTCATAAGCCTGAATAGGGCCAGCTCCAAAATCTCTTGCTATATCGATGAAATTTCTTTTCTTCATCACCTCATATACATAAATTAAGGTCTCGATTGCCTCCCTCTGACAGAACCAGAACTGGAAAGGCTCTTTTTCCATCACATGATCCTCTTCAAACCAGAACTGTAAAAGTCTTCTTGTGGTTTTAGTTACTCCTGGATAACCATCCTCACGCCATTTATAGACCGCTTTTCTTAGTTCATTAACTAAGTATGCTTTGCTTGGCCTTCTTTCTGTGGGTTTTAATATGTCAGTTGGTTTCATTTTTTCTTAACCTCTATTAAATCGTTGACTTTCCATCCAGATATAGACAGGATATAGCATATTTGCAAACTTGTAAGCACCTCTTCCACCTTCTATATTGGGTGTAATGACCCCTAACTCTCTCATTTTTCTCAGAAAATTATTAAATACTTTTTTCTCATTTGCATTAAGTCTGCTTTCAATTTCTCTTTTTTTAAAAGATAAAAGAGGTTTCTCTCCTAATTTCCTCAAAATTGACCTGTATCGCTCACTGCGGATTGCCCTATATACCTTGGGATCAAGATATTTTGTCCCAATTCTATTGGCGGCATCAAGAATTCCTCTATAAGCATCATTCTCATCTATTATTCCATCTTCATCTTTCCAGAAAACTGCATCTCCTATTTCATGCATTAAAATAGGCAATCCGCTAGAAAATTCCACCATCAGTTCCATTGCTTTTTGGTTTACTTCTATTCCTACACTATCAAAAGCTCTATTGAAGAATTCTTCTACTTCTTTGTTTTCAAGTTTATCTATATTTATTATTCTAAAAACTCTCATAAGAGATGGCTGAGTGTTAGCAAGAGAATCTCTTACCTCTGGTAAACCAATTGCTAAAATAATTACAGAGAACTCTTTTGGATATTTTATGGTAACATTATCTACAAAACTCTTGTACCAATTTGCAAATTCCTTACTTCGACTCAATCCATTGATGTCATCTAAGACCAAAAAGATCCCTCTTTTTTATCTTTTATTTTATCCCATAATTCTTTGATTGTTTCTGGAAAGTTCCTCACCATGTATTCCAATTCATTCTTAGGCGGATTGAAACTTAGAGAAATCCCAAAAAGTCCCACTTGCTGAATATATTTTGACTTGTCTTTGAAAAATGAAACGAATTTGTCTTTTAAATCACTTTCTTTATTTACCTCTCTTAATACTTGTTCAATTATACGTCGGATTAGTTCTTCTAACTCATTGATTCCCCCCGATGAAAGATATACTCCTAACAAATCTTCTTGTGTGATTGCCATATATTTTAAAAATGCCGCTAAAGAGCTCTTGCCTATGCCTCTTTCACCTACCAAAAAAACATTTTCCAGTCTTCCATGAGTGCTTTGTTCGGCATACTTTAAGATTTCTTTAATCTGATTAACTCTGCCAACAAATAGTTCCACAGGCACGGGATTGCCGGGCGTAAATGGACTTTCTTTCATATCTTTCATAAATCGCCTCCTATTTTTACTTTTATAACTTTATTTGTATCTGTCCCAAATACATCTATCACCTTAACCATTATGGTGTATTCCCCTGGCTCATCATATCTGTGCCTTGCTTCATACTCAACCTTCGGCTCCTTCTTCTTCCTGAAACTCTGCCACTGATTATGAAATGTATCTCCCTTGTAGTCCCAATCTATCGCCCAGTAATCTATGAGTTCTCGAGAGTCTTTTATCCTATCCGCAATCTCTGCAAGTTCTGCTGTAGGTGGAAGCTGGAAATCTGTTATTTTGAGAGCAACTTCTCTTCCCTTAACCTCTGTTTCTATTTCTAAATACGCCACTTCAGGGAATTTGATATGAGGAGCGAGCTCTTTTTCCACAACCTGATCAGGTATTTTCAAAAGTTGCAAATCAAAACCCACAAGGGCGGATTTTATCTCGTTCACAGATGGAATCTGAATCAGTTTCAAATCAACACCGTTTTTCTTTGCCAGTTCCTTTCCAAGTTCATTAACCTCATAGCTCCACTCCCAGCCAAGGATGTCTGCTTTGTTGAAGTTGTTTGCCCTGCATTCCAGAACAACTTTTTCAACCTCTTCCATTGTTACTGGTGCATTTAACGGACCCACATGCACAATTCTTTCGCCTTTTCTTCCGTGTAGATACCTAAACCCATGCAACGGCTGAGCCTGATAGAGTTTCAGCATAAAGGCGAGGTATTCATCCTCTCTGTCCCTCCAGTATATCGTCTCATAGTTTCCTATGTTCCATACTTCAAAAGGTCTTGCAGGCTTGCCATAGAGTTTACGCCCCATTTTTACTCTCCCTTATATCAGATTCTCTTATGTTTAGCCTTTTCATGACAAATAATTTCACTTTTTTAGTAAGTTCAACGTATTCTTTAGCTTCATTTATGGACGGCATATAAAATTCATCGGGATACCTAACATCAACTGCAAAGAAACTCAGGCTGGATATTTTTCCCTTATTTAAATTTTCAAACTCTTTGTCCTGTTCAATGCATAAATTTAAAAGTGCTTCCAGGTCGTGGGTTTTCTTCACACGAATATTTTTAGAGGTTAAATATGCCTTGAAGTATTTTTCCACTGCTTGCTGGCAGTGAAAACATATTGCATCGGTTGGTGGCTCTTCAACCTCTAACATATGCTCAGCCACCTTTAAATCACTTTCTGCCTTCTTAAACCATCTTAGAATGTATCCCTTCTTCATATCTTTACACCTTCCAGAAACGCCTCGTTTGAGATAGTGTTGACCACATCCTTCTCTTCCTCAAACTTTTTTAAT carries:
- a CDS encoding HEPN domain-containing protein translates to MKKGYILRWFKKAESDLKVAEHMLEVEEPPTDAICFHCQQAVEKYFKAYLTSKNIRVKKTHDLEALLNLCIEQDKEFENLNKGKISSLSFFAVDVRYPDEFYMPSINEAKEYVELTKKVKLFVMKRLNIRESDIRESKNGA
- a CDS encoding DEAD/DEAH box helicase — protein: MKPTDILKPTERRPSKAYLVNELRKAVYKWREDGYPGVTKTTRRLLQFWFEEDHVMEKEPFQFWFCQREAIETLIYVYEVMKKRNFIDIARDFGAGPIQAYDPSYDQYPLYAFKMATGSGKTFIMALAIVWSYFNHKFENKEDYASKFLLIAGEKNVIYDRLRRDFEDEEIFKKWPFIPPEWEEEFDLQVILKEDPIHVIPENVLFLTNIQQLEERKNKKEEVKEYVDDVLALEEVKKQDIYQENRIREVLTKCPNIMILKDEAHHIYSFEKAWKKILLNLHKNLASRYGKGINMELDFSATPKTETGALFPWIIVDFSLKEAIEMNIVKLPLKGIVKNAEEIASKKAVERYRAWIDAGIRRWREYRKALKPLSKTPVLFIQCTSNKESDEVFDYVNSIPDLKGKVLLIHTDSTGNIQKKDLKPVRKAAKLIDEPEKISTDPELKELFPHGIEAIVSTMMLNEGWDVRNVNVIVGLRPYGSKRKVLPEQVIGRGLRKMFTDEPADIEHSINILEVIGPVGLTEILEDLEAEEGIKFAEFDTDKSLNLTTIFVDENKLDKDIEIPILSSRIVIREFDLSEVDIDALPSLKISLENKVLEMEYVAVDMLEGVERIKRKWDLPVPKDSKSVIAYYTDLILKELKIGGAFASFYPLVKKYVQEKLFDVKVDITDPRVLYNLSRTEVQEKLVKLFVEAFKEMTFTEREPEKMDLIKLSDTPPFVWSKQVYPADKCIFNYIPCDNNFEVDIAKFLDRAEDVEAFSKIVPKIGFFVEYRDSKGNLRLYYPDFVVKTKAGEKIIIETKGRVDVDVEHKDKRIKIWCEDASNLTGEKWMFIRVNQESFEKHKFKNIEMISTLTVDDE
- a CDS encoding DUF2281 domain-containing protein codes for the protein MYENEINLKMRELPEDLRREVLDYIEFLLKKYKNKENEARKFKFDWEGGLSEIREKFTSVELQHKALELR
- a CDS encoding AAA family ATPase; this encodes MKDMKESPFTPGNPVPVELFVGRVNQIKEILKYAEQSTHGRLENVFLVGERGIGKSSLAAFLKYMAITQEDLLGVYLSSGGINELEELIRRIIEQVLREVNKESDLKDKFVSFFKDKSKYIQQVGLFGISLSFNPPKNELEYMVRNFPETIKELWDKIKDKKEGSFWS